The genomic window CGGAGGTAAATGCTTTTATTCCAGCGTTGGGGGACCTACCGGTGAAGTTGAAAGTCTATTATATGAAGGATATGGGTTCGTATGCCGCATGGAAAGCGACAAAGACGAATGGACAATATGACTCGAAGACTTTCGAGGTGCGTGCTCGTCCGTTGGAGAAAGTCGCTGATCTTCGTCCGGGAATGTCCGTGATCTTAAAGAAAAAAGGGAAAGAGATCGTATGACCTATAAAGAAAGTTTGCATAGAATCTGGCTTATCGCGAAGCGTGAGGTGCATCGGCTGGTGGCTCAACCGATTTACTTCTTTTGTATGCTGATCGCTCCGGCTATCTGTGTCATTTTCTTTGTATCGTTGATGCATGAGGGATTGCCGACCGATCTGCCGATAGCGGTGGTGGATATGGATAACTCTGCTACCTCACGCAATTTGATTCGCCAGCTGGATGCCTTTGAGCAGACAGAGGTGTATATGAAAACCATGTCGTTTACCGAGGCTCGTCAGGAAATGCAGAAAGGGAATGTATATGGAATTTTTTACATTCCATCCGGTTTCGCCGTGGACGCCACATCTGGAAAGCAGCCCCGGTTGTCTTTTTATACGAATGGTACCTATTTGATCGCCGCTTCCTTGCTGTTTCGGGATATGAAAACGATGTCAGTATTGGCGGGGGCCGCTGTGGGTTTACAAACCGGACAAGCTAAAGGATATACCGAAGCGCAGATCATGGGACAGCTACAACCGATCGTGATCGATACGCATCCGATCGGCAATCCGTGGTTGAATTATTCGGTATATTTGAATAATACGGTTTTGCCGGGTATCATTCAGTTGATGGTATTTCTAGTGACAGTATTCAGTATCGGTACGGAAATTAAATATTCCACATCCCGTAAATGGTTGGATATGGGAGGGAGTTCTATCGCAGTTAGTTTGTTGGGAAAGTTATTGCCGCAGACGGCTATTTTTACGGTCGTAGGCTTTATGTATTGTGCGGTGTTGTATGGATTTAATTCTTTCCCGTTAAATAGCGGTTGGTTTCCGATGCTTTTGGCGATGTTTTTGCTGATTATATCCTCTCAGGCGGTAGGCGTATTTATGATCGGCGTATTACCGATTCCCCGTTTAGGGCTTAGCTTCGCCAGTCTGTTCGGAATGATCTCGTTCTCCATTGTCGGATTCTCGTTTCCGGTACAAGGTATGGACCCTACGTTGCAAGCGTTGGCACGTTTGTTTCCTCTGCGGCATTATTTCTTGATTTATGTCGATCAAGCCTTGAACGGGCGGGCGCTATTCTATACGTTGGGCGAGTACGCTTGGTTGTTGGGATTTCTGATCTTGCCGTTCCTTATCGGGCGGAACTTGAAGAGGGCGTTGTTGGATTTCAAATATCTACCGTAAAAACTGTATGTGATGAAAAGAGAACATCGTTTACGATATATCATAAAGGAAGGTCTTCTGGATACGTTTTATATTTGGAAAGATGAATTGAGAAACGTGTTTAAGGATGCGGGGGTCATGATCTTCTTTTTCTTGGTGCCTTTCGTATATCCGCTGCTTTATTCATTTATATATAATAACGAGGTAGTACACGAGGCGAAGATGGTGGTGGTAGACCAAAGTGATTCCTATTTGAGTCGTGAGTTTACCAGACGGGTTAACGCCACGCCGGATGTGGAAGTAGTGGGTGTTTGTCCGGATATGGCGGAAGCCAAGAAGATGTTAGATGAGAAGAAGGCCTATGGAATTTTGTTCTTTCCCCCGGATTATAGTAAGGACCTGCATGAAGGGCGACAGACAACCGTCTCGTTGTATTGCGATATGAGCGCCTTATTGTTTTATAAGGCTTTCCTTTTGGCGACGACAGAGGTGTCATTGGATATGGGTAAGGAACTTCGGATGCATAATAATCCGTCGTCTACGGATAAGATGGACCAGATCACGGTAGACCCGATCCCGTATGAATCGGTAGCGTTGTTTAATTCCCAGAATGGCTTTGCCAGTTTCTTGGTACCGGCTATCTTGATCTTGGTGTTGCAACAGACTTTGATATTGGGTATCGGAATGTTGGGAGGAACGGCCCGGGAAAAGAACCGCT from Parabacteroides distasonis ATCC 8503 includes these protein-coding regions:
- a CDS encoding ABC transporter permease; protein product: MTYKESLHRIWLIAKREVHRLVAQPIYFFCMLIAPAICVIFFVSLMHEGLPTDLPIAVVDMDNSATSRNLIRQLDAFEQTEVYMKTMSFTEARQEMQKGNVYGIFYIPSGFAVDATSGKQPRLSFYTNGTYLIAASLLFRDMKTMSVLAGAAVGLQTGQAKGYTEAQIMGQLQPIVIDTHPIGNPWLNYSVYLNNTVLPGIIQLMVFLVTVFSIGTEIKYSTSRKWLDMGGSSIAVSLLGKLLPQTAIFTVVGFMYCAVLYGFNSFPLNSGWFPMLLAMFLLIISSQAVGVFMIGVLPIPRLGLSFASLFGMISFSIVGFSFPVQGMDPTLQALARLFPLRHYFLIYVDQALNGRALFYTLGEYAWLLGFLILPFLIGRNLKRALLDFKYLP
- a CDS encoding ABC transporter permease, coding for MKREHRLRYIIKEGLLDTFYIWKDELRNVFKDAGVMIFFFLVPFVYPLLYSFIYNNEVVHEAKMVVVDQSDSYLSREFTRRVNATPDVEVVGVCPDMAEAKKMLDEKKAYGILFFPPDYSKDLHEGRQTTVSLYCDMSALLFYKAFLLATTEVSLDMGKELRMHNNPSSTDKMDQITVDPIPYESVALFNSQNGFASFLVPAILILVLQQTLILGIGMLGGTAREKNRFHSLVPICRHFNGTLRIVFGKSLTYLLLYVVVCIWVLAIVPKLFSLPQVGEPLTILLFLLPYLFACIFMSMTLSGFMTSRESPMLVFVFTSVILLFISGVSWPEAAIPPFWKVVGYLFPSTPGIQGFIRINTAGASLHEVAHEYRVLWIQAGVYFILSCIIYRYQIIRSRKMIIKQYRYMKMRRMLRERE